From the genome of Gorilla gorilla gorilla isolate KB3781 chromosome 4, NHGRI_mGorGor1-v2.1_pri, whole genome shotgun sequence, one region includes:
- the TMEM100 gene encoding transmembrane protein 100, with translation MTEEPIKEILGAPKAHMAATMEKSPKSEVVVTTVPLVSEIQLMAATGGTELSCYRCIIPFAVVVFIAGIVVTAVAYSFNSHGSIISIFGLVVLSSGLFLLASSALCWKVRQRSKKAKRRESQTALVANQRSLFA, from the coding sequence ATGACTGAAGAGCCCATCAAGGAGATCCTGGGAGCCCCAAAGGCTCACATGGCGGCGACGATGGAGAAAAGCCCCAAGAGTGAAGTTGTGGTCACCACAGTCCCCCTGGTCAGTGAGATTCAGTTGATGGCTGCTACAGGGGGTACCGAGCTCTCCTGCTACCGCTGCATCATCCCCTTCGCTGTGGTTGTCTTCATCGCCGGCATCGTGGTCACCGCGGTGGCTTACAGCTTCAATTCCCATgggtctattatttccatctttggcCTGGTTGTTCTGTCATCTGGACTTTTTTTACTAGCCTCCAGTGCCTTGTGCTGGAAAGTGAGACAAAGGAGCAAGAAAGCCAAGAGACGGGAGAGTCAGACAGCTCTCGTGGCAAATCAGAGAAGCTTGTTTGCTTGA